Proteins encoded by one window of Anaeromyxobacter diazotrophicus:
- a CDS encoding fimbria/pilus periplasmic chaperone, whose translation MAQARATEWARARARGLLAAAALAALLPGGARADQELMLFPTRLVLAAGQRAAQLTVVNRAAKPATFQVALVERRMDEVGQLVPAPEPAPGERFATPLLRFSPHQFTIAPGAEQVIRVQVRRPADLERGEYRSHLLLKRVAEARAQPRAGGFSVQLEALVGASIPVIVRQGPLAATLAIEELQVERPAGGAPALAVTLRRDGERSVYGDLEVFAPAPGGLERSVGKLRGVAVYVPNRSRRARVPLEAAPGPGPLRVTFREEPTRAKPLAEATLELR comes from the coding sequence ATGGCGCAGGCGCGAGCGACGGAGTGGGCGAGGGCGAGGGCGCGCGGGCTCCTCGCGGCCGCGGCGCTGGCGGCCCTCCTGCCCGGCGGCGCCCGCGCCGACCAGGAGCTCATGCTCTTCCCGACGCGCCTCGTGCTCGCGGCGGGCCAGCGCGCCGCCCAGCTCACGGTGGTGAACCGGGCCGCGAAGCCGGCGACGTTCCAGGTGGCGCTGGTGGAGCGGCGCATGGACGAGGTGGGCCAGCTCGTGCCCGCCCCGGAGCCGGCGCCCGGCGAGCGCTTCGCGACGCCGCTGCTCCGCTTCTCGCCCCACCAGTTCACGATCGCCCCCGGGGCGGAGCAGGTGATCCGGGTGCAGGTGCGCCGGCCGGCCGACCTCGAGCGCGGCGAGTACCGGTCGCACCTCCTGCTCAAGCGGGTGGCCGAGGCGCGGGCCCAGCCGCGGGCCGGCGGGTTCTCGGTCCAGCTCGAGGCGCTGGTCGGGGCCTCGATCCCGGTCATCGTGCGCCAGGGGCCGCTCGCCGCCACGCTGGCGATCGAGGAGCTCCAGGTGGAGCGGCCGGCCGGAGGCGCCCCCGCGCTGGCCGTGACCCTGCGGCGCGACGGGGAGCGCTCGGTCTACGGCGACCTCGAGGTGTTCGCCCCCGCCCCCGGCGGCCTCGAGCGGAGCGTCGGGAAGCTGCGCGGCGTCGCCGTCTACGTCCCGAACCGCTCGCGCCGCGCCCGCGTGCCGCTCGAGGCCGCCCCGGGCCCCGGTCCGCTGCGCGTCACCTTCCGCGAGGAGCCCACCCGGGCGAAGCCGCTCGCGGAGGCCACCCTCGAGCTGCGCTGA
- a CDS encoding DUF4402 domain-containing protein: MTARRRWLAAAAAVVVPCLGAALGIAVAPGQGLSFGAFAAGSGGAVTVSPTGSRAATGGVVLLSARPGAAATFTVTGDPGLSFGLTLPADGAVALTSGAHAMALSGFTYLPATLSLGAGSQVVSIGATLAVGAQQAPGSYAGTFDVTVNYQ; this comes from the coding sequence GTGACCGCCCGCCGCCGCTGGCTCGCCGCCGCGGCGGCGGTGGTCGTCCCCTGCCTCGGCGCCGCGCTCGGCATCGCGGTGGCTCCGGGGCAGGGGCTCTCCTTCGGCGCGTTCGCGGCGGGGAGCGGCGGCGCGGTCACGGTCTCGCCCACCGGCAGCCGCGCCGCGACGGGGGGCGTGGTGCTCCTGTCGGCCAGGCCCGGGGCGGCGGCGACCTTCACGGTCACCGGAGATCCCGGGCTGAGCTTCGGGCTCACCCTGCCGGCGGACGGGGCGGTGGCGCTGACGAGCGGCGCGCACGCCATGGCGCTGAGCGGGTTCACCTACCTGCCGGCCACGCTGAGCCTCGGGGCCGGGTCGCAGGTGGTGTCGATCGGGGCGACGCTCGCCGTGGGCGCGCAGCAGGCCCCCGGCAGCTACGCGGGCACGTTCGACGTGACCGTCAACTACCAGTGA